CGTCGCGACCGCCGAGAGCGCGGCCCCGTGGTAGATGCCCTCGGGGAACGCCTCCTGCGTCGGGCCCCAGGTGTTGAGCGGATCGCTGTCGTTGCGGATGCGGAAGTGCGTGCCCTGGAAGCCATCGTGCATGGCCCAGATCACCATGAGGCGATTCCCGAGGCTGAGGATGCGCCCGCCGCCGCGATGAGAGGTCGTTGCGAGGTTGGGCTCGATGGTGAAGCTGGTGCCGCCGTTGCTGCTCACGGCGATAACCAGATTGTTACTATTGCCGTCGGAGAGCAGGCTGAAGGCCTGCACCCAGATGCGACCGTTCGAGTCCACGGCGAGCTCGGCGCGGCTGTAGGCGCTGGTGCCGGACGTCGAATCGAAGATCTTCACCGGCGCTTGCGGCGCGAACGTGCGCGAGCCGCTCTGCCAGCGCCACCACTGGAAGTAGACGTCGTGCCGCGTAGACGCGGTCAGGTCCGGCCCCTCGTAGCTGTAGACGAGCGCCACGTCCTGCCCGACTTGTAACAAATCGGCTTCATCGCGCTCGGACGCGTCATCCTGGATGGGCGCCATGAAGTCCCACGAGTTGCCCTCGTCGTCGCTCCGATAGAACACGAGCCCGTTGCCATCGGCCCAGTCCTTCTGCACCGCGAGCAGCCAGACCGCGCCGCCCGGTTCGTCCATGCGCACCAGGTGCCGCTGCGCGGGCAGCGTGAGCGCGTTTCCGCCGCCAATGGGTACGATCGGCGTTGCGCTGAGAAGCGCCGCCGCAAGCAGCTCCAACCCCGCCATGTGTGGTCGCCCCCTCGAAAGCCCTGCGCTTCAAGGTTCGGCGGGTGGGCTGCAAAGGAAAGCGACGAGCGACCGGGCGAGCCCACGCTCGGAAGGAAAATGAAAACGCGCGCCGGCTCGGGGCCTGGCGCGCGTTCGGTGCAGCGAAGGCGAGACGGCTCAGACCGTCATCACGTCCTTCTCCTTCGCGGCCTGGATCTCGTCGACCTTGGCGATGCCCGCGTCGGTCTGCTTCTGGACGAGCTCCTGCGCGTGGCGGTGCTCGTCCTCGGTGATCTCTTTCTCGTCGGCGAGCATCTTCAAGTTCTCGTTCGCGTCGCGGCGCTCACCGCGAATGGCGATGCGGAACTCCTCGGCCTTGGCCTTCACCTGCTTCACGATCTCCTTGCGGCGCTCCTCGGTGAGCGCAGGGAACGCGAGGCGGATGATCTCGCCGTCGTTCATGGGCGTCACGCCGAGGTTGGCGTCGAAGATGGACTTCTCGATGGCGGAGAGCACGCTCTTGTCCCACGGCTTGATGACGATGAGCCGCGCCTCGGGGACGCTCACCGAGGCCACGCCGTTCAGCGGGGTGGGCGTGCCGTAGTACTCCACGCGCACGTTCTCGAGGATGGCGGTGCTCGCGCGGCCGGTGCGGAGCTTGGCCAGCTCCTTGCGCAGGTGATCGAGGGTGTTGTCGATCTTGCCCTTCAGCTCGCCCAGCACATCGTCGACCATGCCCATGGGACCCTCCCGGAAAACTTAACGATCCTGTTAAGCGCGCTCGGTGGGGCCCTCGCCCACCAGCGTGCCGATGTCCTCGCCGAGCACGGCCTTGGTGATGTTGCCCTTGTGCGTGAGGTCGAAGACCACCAGCGGCAGCTTGTTATCCATGCACAGGCTGATGGCGGTGGCGTCCATCACCTTGAGGCTGTCCTTGAGCACGTCGATGTACGAGAGCCTCTTGTAGCGGCGCGCGTTCGGGTCCTTCTTGGGGTCCGCGGTGTACACGCCGTCAACCTTGGTGGCCTTGAGGATGACCTCGGCGTTGATCTCCATGGCGCGGAGCGACGCGGCGGTGTCGGTGGTGAAGTACGGGTTGCCGGTGCCCGCGGCGAAGATGACCACGCGGCCCTTCTCGAGGTGGCGCACGGCGCGGCGGCGGATGTATGGCTCGGCCACCTGCTGCATCTCGATGGCGCTGAGCACGCGCGTGTGAACCTCGAGGTGCTCGAGGGCGTCCTGCATGGCCAGGGCGTTGATGACGGTGGCCAGCATGCCCATGTAGTCGGCGCTGGCGCGGTCCATGCCCTGGGTGGCGCCGGAGACGCCGCGGAAGATGTTGCCGCCGCCGATGACGAGGGCGATCTCCACGCCGAGCTTGCGGACGTCGTGGATCTCGGCGGCGATGTCGGTGAGCACCTGGGGGGCGATGCCGTACTTCCCATCGCCCATCAGCGCCTCGCCCGAGAGCTTCAAGAGAATCCGCTTGAACCGGGGGGTCGCCATGGCGGTTGGGTGATATCCGCCTGGTTGGAGAGCGTCAAGGCAAGCGAACGCTCGAGTGGTGAACGCATTCGTGGGTCGTGGGTCGTTCGGCCGATGCGGGCGTTCACCCATGAGACTCCCCTTCCCCGCGTGAGACGGGGAAGGGGTCGGGGGTTGGGGTTTCGCTTGGGGCGAGGCGCCTAGTACGGATTCGCCAACTGATTCTTGAGCAACGTCCCCCAGCTCGTCGGCGTCAACGTCATCCCCACGCCGCAGCCGCCGCCCGAGTTGTCCACGAGCAGGTTGGGATCGCAACGCATGTGGAAGGTCCACGCGAGGTACGGCACCTCGAGCTGCTCGGCCTGGGTCATGAGCGCCGAGCAATCCGACATGGTCATGTAGCCGCTCGCCGGACCGAACTCGCCGATGATCACCGGGATCGTCGCCGCGGGCGTGACCCACTCGGATTGGAAGTTCGCCTGCGGATCGTAGACGTGCACCTCGTACGCGATGTTGTCGCCGTTGTTGCCCGCGGTGATGGGGTGCGTGACGTAGTAGCCCAGCCGACGCGACCAGCCGCCCGTGCCCTGCGCCGCCACGATGTGGTGCGGTGTGCCCGCGGCGTCCTCGGCCGCGCGGATGTTGGCCACGGTGTTGTTCATCGCCGTCCAGACCTGCGCGTCCTGCGAGCCGTCGTAGTTGTTCTGCGGTTCGTTAACCAAACCGTAAAGAACGTGCGGGTCGTCCTTGAAGGTCTGGGCGAGCAGCGTCCACTCCGAGCCCGTGGCCGTGGTGGGCCAGCCCGACGTCGTGAACGTGGGATCCACCCAGAGCGAGAGCATGATGTAGACGTTCTGCTTGCTCTCCACGTGCGCGACGATGGTCTGGATGTCGTTCAGGTACGAGGGATCCTGGAGCACATCCGCCCAGGTGACGCGGCCGCCGGCGCTGGCATAGCTCTCCATGTCCAGGCGCATGAAGTTGGCGTGCCAGACGTCGGTGAGCTCGTCGATGCGGCGGATGACCTCGTTCACGTCGGGCGAGTTGTACGCGCACGCGTTGCAGCCGCGGGTGTCGGCGATGTTGGCGCCGCGCGCGTGCCAGATGGTGCCGTCGTCGTTGTAGATGTGGTTGCCCGCCGTGTGCAGCCAGCCCGAGCTCGCGGTGCCGGTGCTGCCCGTCGTCGTGCCGCCGGTCGTCGTCGACGACGCGGTGGTGCCGGTGGTCGTGGAACTCGCAGTCGTCGAGGTCGTGCCTCCGCCCGTGGTCGTCGACGACGCGGTGGTCGAGCTCGCGGTCGTCGAGCTGGTGCTGCCCGTGGACGACGCCGTGCTCCCGCCCGTGGTGGTCGACGACGCCGTGGTCGACGACGCGGTGGTCGAGCTCGCGGTCGTGGTCGACGTGCTCGTCCCGGTGGTGGTGCTGGAGCTCGAGCTGCTGCCGTGGTGGTGGCCGGTCGAGCCGCTCGAGCCGCCGCTCCAGCCGGTGGAGCTGCCGGAGCCCGCAGAGCCCGTCGACGCCGCTGCCGTCGTGCCGCCCGAGGTGGTGGTGGTCGACGCGCCCTCCCCCGTCGTCGCGCCCGCGGTGGTGCTGCTGCCGGTGGTGGTACTGGTCGCGGTGGTGATGTGGCCTGTGGTGCCGATCGTGCCCGTCGAGCTGGAGCTGTCGACGTGCGCGCCGGTGCTGCCCGAGGAGGAGCCGGTGATGAGCCCGCCGCCGGAGGTCGACGAGCGCGAGTGGGTGGGGCCACAGCTCATGGGCACGGCGCCGAGCGCGGCGAGCGTGCTGAGCGCACGAATCCAGGGGAGATGCACGTTCGGCCTCGGGGAAGAAGGAGCCGAGCCGCGTTGCGAAACATGTGCCCACCCGCGAACACGTCGCACAGCCCTGGGGACACCTCGCAATCGTGCAGCGCGACGGAACCGCGCGCGGGCGCCGCGTGTGGCCTCGCCGGCCCACCTGTGACCCGCGATCCACGATCCGCGCTCGCTCTCCGTTCAAGCGAGCGCGCGCGCGGTCGGCGCGCCGGAGGCCGAGCCTTGGAATCGGCGTGCGGCGGCAACACCTTCTCCCAGGGCGACGGAGGGGAGCATGGTTGGTTTGGCGCGAGGGCGCACGCTGGCGTTGGCTGGCCTGGTGGCGGCGGGGCTCGTCTCGGGTTGCGGTCGCGAGGGCGAGACCACCGCCAACGCGACGAACTCCTCCATCGGCCCCACGGACTACACCTTCGTCATCGGCCCTCAGGCGCTGAGCGCGGAGATCGCGTCGGTGCCCGCGGGCGGACGCGTCACGTTCCTCAACACCGACGTGGTGGGCCACCAGATCGCGAGCAACGGCCCGCGCGCCCTCCCCGACTGCCCCGAACTCGACGGCCCGCCCATCCCGCCGCAGGGCAGCTACACCTTCATCATGGCCGACCACGCCGAGACCTGCGGCTTCCACGACGTGTTCTTGCCCACGGTCTCGGTGAGCGCATCGAGCGCGGTGGCGAGCGCGCCGGTGGTCCAGGGCACGATCATCGTGGGCAGCGTGAAGTCGACGACCACCGTGGTCGTGCCGGGCGGCAACACCACCAACGTGGTCGCGCCCTGAGCGATCAGGGGAAGTTCGGGCAGCCGCCGTCGGGCGCGGGCTTGCTCGAGCAGGTGCCGTTCACGCACGCGGGCACGACGCACCCGGCGCACGTGGGATTGCTCGCCGGAGGAATGGCGCAGAAGCGCTGCCCTGCGTCGGTCGCCGCCGCGCAGAACTTGTCGCCTTCGGTCGTCACCTGAGCGCGGAAGACATCGGCGGAGTCCGCACGAACCGGCGTCTCGCAGGCGCCGAGGCAGCCCACGATGGGCAGGATGAGCGTGCAGTCGGAGTCCTGCGTGCAGCTCACGTGCTCCGCCTGGAGCTTGTCGAAGGCGCAGGAGAAGGTGACGGAGTCGCCGCAGTCCACCGCGACGTTCGGGCCAGCGTCGGCGCTCTCGCAGCCGGGGAAGGTGTAGCCCGACGCGCTGGAACAACCGACGAGCAGCGACGCGGCGAGGAGGGAGACGATCGAGCGCATGTCCAGCAGCCTACCTGCCGCCGCGCTCAGAAGCCGCAGCCCCCATCGGGTGAGGGAGCCGTGCCGCAGGCGCCGTTCACACAGGACGGAACCACGCAACCGCCGAAGCAGCTGCCGATCTCCTGTCCGCCGCCACAGGAGCCATTGCTCTGCTGCACCTTGCAGAACTTCTGGGCCTCGTTGCTGAACGCGTCGGTGAAGACGCCCACCGAGTCGGCGCGCACCGAGATGCCGCCGCATGTGGAGACACAACTCTCGTTGACGCTGGCGAAGGCGCAGTCCGAGTCCTGGGTGCAGCTGCTGTACTGCGCCTCCAGGTGCAGCTCCGCGCACGTGAAGACCGCGTTGTTGCCGCAGGTGGTGTCGGGACCTCCGGCGTCCTCGCAGCCGGGGA
This region of Deltaproteobacteria bacterium genomic DNA includes:
- the frr gene encoding ribosome recycling factor, whose translation is MVDDVLGELKGKIDNTLDHLRKELAKLRTGRASTAILENVRVEYYGTPTPLNGVASVSVPEARLIVIKPWDKSVLSAIEKSIFDANLGVTPMNDGEIIRLAFPALTEERRKEIVKQVKAKAEEFRIAIRGERRDANENLKMLADEKEITEDEHRHAQELVQKQTDAGIAKVDEIQAAKEKDVMTV
- a CDS encoding UMP kinase, coding for MATPRFKRILLKLSGEALMGDGKYGIAPQVLTDIAAEIHDVRKLGVEIALVIGGGNIFRGVSGATQGMDRASADYMGMLATVINALAMQDALEHLEVHTRVLSAIEMQQVAEPYIRRRAVRHLEKGRVVIFAAGTGNPYFTTDTAASLRAMEINAEVILKATKVDGVYTADPKKDPNARRYKRLSYIDVLKDSLKVMDATAISLCMDNKLPLVVFDLTHKGNITKAVLGEDIGTLVGEGPTERA
- a CDS encoding cellulase family glycosylhydrolase yields the protein MHLPWIRALSTLAALGAVPMSCGPTHSRSSTSGGGLITGSSSGSTGAHVDSSSSTGTIGTTGHITTATSTTTGSSTTAGATTGEGASTTTTSGGTTAAASTGSAGSGSSTGWSGGSSGSTGHHHGSSSSSSTTTGTSTSTTTASSTTASSTTASSTTTGGSTASSTGSTSSTTASSTTASSTTTGGGTTSTTASSTTTGTTASSTTTGGTTTGSTGTASSGWLHTAGNHIYNDDGTIWHARGANIADTRGCNACAYNSPDVNEVIRRIDELTDVWHANFMRLDMESYASAGGRVTWADVLQDPSYLNDIQTIVAHVESKQNVYIMLSLWVDPTFTTSGWPTTATGSEWTLLAQTFKDDPHVLYGLVNEPQNNYDGSQDAQVWTAMNNTVANIRAAEDAAGTPHHIVAAQGTGGWSRRLGYYVTHPITAGNNGDNIAYEVHVYDPQANFQSEWVTPAATIPVIIGEFGPASGYMTMSDCSALMTQAEQLEVPYLAWTFHMRCDPNLLVDNSGGGCGVGMTLTPTSWGTLLKNQLANPY